A genomic region of Candidatus Methylomirabilota bacterium contains the following coding sequences:
- a CDS encoding Rne/Rng family ribonuclease, whose product MKREIIVNSSIVETRVAVLEDGVLVELLIDDSKNKSIAGNIYKGRVLKILPGMQAAFVDLGLAKDAFLYVRDIFEDVEEYEQLLTIGEEGEPAEPVSEEPRPSFSRGRRPQASIEELLKEGQEIVAQVAREPLGTKGARITSHITLPGRYLVYMPTEQHVGVSRKIENEAERSRLKAIIEEINPEREGVIVRTAGIGKERAEIEADLEFLRSLWKKIKSKAETLTAPALVQKDLDLIFRIFRDLFTKEVVRLVVDSPTEYERCLEYAESLHPELKSHLFLYTEDEPIFKSFGIEREVEKALRHKAWLKSGGYIVLEETEALVSIDVNTGKYVGKHDFEETILKTNLEAAREIARQVRLRDLGGIIIIDFIDMARQESRDRVLQDLKEALKPDRSPTNVSLLSELGLVEMTRKRVRQGLNKALSASCPECGGLGYIRSTPSIAHQVLREVEWRLFSKRIPLVRIRAHPDLIGWFQAEDGEVIEALQQTYGGEIVLVPEESLAPGKYQLLEG is encoded by the coding sequence ATGAAACGCGAGATTATCGTCAACTCTTCGATCGTGGAAACCCGGGTGGCCGTCCTGGAGGACGGCGTTCTGGTTGAGTTGCTAATCGACGACTCGAAGAATAAGAGCATCGCCGGCAACATCTACAAAGGGCGCGTGCTGAAGATTCTTCCAGGAATGCAGGCAGCCTTCGTCGATTTAGGTCTGGCAAAGGACGCTTTTCTGTACGTCCGGGACATCTTCGAGGATGTGGAAGAGTATGAGCAGTTACTGACCATCGGGGAGGAGGGCGAGCCTGCCGAACCTGTCTCCGAGGAGCCGAGGCCCAGCTTCTCTCGAGGTCGCCGCCCGCAGGCCAGCATCGAGGAGTTGCTCAAGGAGGGGCAGGAGATTGTCGCGCAGGTGGCCCGAGAGCCGCTTGGGACCAAGGGCGCTCGCATCACTTCGCACATCACGCTGCCCGGACGCTATCTGGTCTACATGCCCACCGAGCAGCACGTCGGGGTCTCGCGGAAGATTGAGAACGAGGCAGAACGATCTCGGTTGAAGGCGATCATCGAAGAGATCAACCCGGAGCGGGAGGGGGTCATCGTTAGGACCGCCGGAATCGGCAAGGAGAGAGCGGAGATCGAGGCCGATCTCGAGTTTCTCCGATCCCTCTGGAAAAAGATCAAGAGTAAGGCTGAAACACTCACCGCCCCGGCATTGGTCCAGAAAGACCTGGACCTGATCTTCCGGATCTTCCGCGACCTCTTCACGAAGGAAGTGGTTCGCCTGGTGGTGGACAGTCCGACCGAGTACGAGCGGTGTCTGGAGTATGCCGAGTCGCTGCATCCCGAGCTGAAATCGCATCTGTTTCTGTACACCGAGGACGAGCCGATCTTCAAATCGTTCGGTATTGAACGGGAGGTCGAGAAGGCGCTACGACACAAGGCGTGGCTCAAATCGGGGGGCTATATCGTGTTGGAGGAGACCGAGGCGCTCGTCTCCATCGATGTCAACACCGGTAAGTATGTCGGCAAGCATGATTTTGAAGAGACGATTCTCAAGACTAACCTGGAGGCGGCCCGGGAGATCGCGCGCCAGGTGCGCCTGCGAGACTTGGGTGGGATCATTATCATCGACTTCATCGATATGGCTCGCCAGGAGAGTCGGGATCGGGTGCTGCAGGACCTGAAGGAGGCGCTGAAGCCCGATCGCTCGCCGACCAATGTATCGCTTCTGTCGGAACTGGGCCTGGTTGAGATGACACGGAAGCGGGTCCGTCAAGGATTGAATAAGGCCCTGAGCGCGTCCTGTCCAGAGTGTGGCGGTCTTGGCTACATCCGTTCAACCCCCTCCATCGCCCATCAAGTCCTTCGAGAGGTAGAGTGGCGGCTGTTCAGCAAGCGGATCCCGCTGGTCCGGATCCGGGCCCACCCCGACCTGATCGGCTGGTTCCAGGCGGAGGACGGCGAAGTGATCGAAGCGCTCCAACAGACCTATGGCGGGGAGATCGTTCTGGTTCCGGAAGAGTCGTTGGCTCCAGGAAAATACCAGTTGCTGGAGGGGTAG
- a CDS encoding PD-(D/E)XK nuclease family protein produces MKRLTLSNNRLGLYTECPRCFWLEINAGIRRPETIFPSLPGGLDLQFKRYFDQFRDRDELPPEVKGKLPGRLLSDAQTMDRWRDWRRGIRSATVWADVEVMGALDECLVDEAGFYYPLDYKTRGYAPKADTHVFYQDQMNLYTLLLEGNGHKTKRLAYLIYYHPVKVKEYGLIRFQVDVHEVATDPAAAEALIKDAVVVLRGPAPAGSSSCGFCKWNSAVQEWEATPRLDL; encoded by the coding sequence GTGAAGCGCCTCACCTTATCCAATAACCGCCTGGGATTGTATACCGAGTGTCCCCGTTGCTTCTGGCTGGAGATCAACGCCGGAATCAGGCGCCCGGAAACGATCTTTCCGAGTCTCCCTGGCGGGCTGGACCTTCAGTTCAAGCGATACTTTGATCAGTTCAGGGACCGGGATGAGCTGCCTCCTGAAGTGAAAGGCAAGCTTCCGGGAAGACTGCTATCGGATGCGCAGACTATGGATCGTTGGCGTGACTGGAGACGCGGGATCCGCTCTGCCACGGTCTGGGCTGACGTTGAGGTGATGGGGGCGCTGGACGAGTGCCTGGTGGATGAGGCCGGCTTCTACTATCCGCTGGACTACAAGACCCGGGGGTATGCCCCGAAAGCCGACACCCACGTATTTTACCAGGACCAGATGAACCTCTACACGCTGTTGCTGGAAGGCAACGGCCACAAGACCAAACGCCTCGCATATCTGATCTACTATCATCCCGTGAAAGTGAAGGAATACGGCCTCATTCGGTTCCAAGTCGACGTCCATGAGGTGGCAACTGACCCCGCAGCCGCCGAAGCGCTCATCAAGGACGCCGTGGTGGTCCTTCGCGGCCCTGCGCCAGCCGGCTCATCCTCATGTGGATTTTGCAAGTGGAACAGCGCGGTCCAGGAGTGGGAAGCGACCCCGCGACTTGACCTGTGA
- a CDS encoding quinone oxidoreductase, translating into MRAIRIHEYGDPDVLRCEEVALPEPGAGEARVKIDAVGINFIDIYQRKGQYPDPLPVIPGREAAGVVDAVGPGVSELTPGTRVGYAMQVGAYAEYAIIPARRLVPIPDAVETRQAAAVMLQGLTAHYLSHSTYPLQRGDSALIHAAAGGVGLLLVQIAKRRGAHVIGTVSTEKKARLAKEAGADEVILYTQTDFEAETKRLTDGKGVHVVYDSVGQTTFDKSLNCLRPRGCMVLYGQSSGPVPSLNPQVLSAKGSVYLTRPNLMHYTLDRTELLKRAGDLFDWIIAGTLTVRIDATFPLAEAALAHRRLEARQSTGKLLLIP; encoded by the coding sequence ATGCGCGCGATTCGCATACATGAGTATGGCGATCCTGACGTGCTCCGCTGTGAGGAGGTGGCGCTCCCCGAACCCGGCGCTGGCGAAGCGCGGGTTAAGATCGACGCGGTCGGGATCAACTTTATCGATATCTACCAGCGGAAGGGCCAATACCCTGACCCGCTGCCGGTGATCCCGGGCAGGGAGGCGGCGGGCGTTGTCGATGCAGTCGGCCCTGGCGTATCGGAACTCACGCCGGGAACCCGTGTCGGCTACGCCATGCAGGTGGGCGCCTACGCGGAGTATGCAATCATCCCGGCGCGAAGGCTGGTGCCGATTCCGGACGCAGTAGAGACGCGGCAGGCCGCAGCGGTGATGCTGCAAGGACTGACCGCGCACTATCTGAGCCACAGCACCTATCCGCTGCAGCGAGGCGACAGCGCGCTGATTCACGCGGCGGCGGGCGGCGTGGGTCTGCTCCTGGTCCAGATAGCCAAGCGACGTGGCGCTCATGTCATCGGGACCGTCTCAACCGAGAAGAAGGCGCGTCTGGCGAAGGAGGCCGGCGCCGATGAGGTCATCCTCTACACGCAGACTGACTTCGAGGCGGAGACCAAGCGCCTGACAGACGGTAAGGGCGTGCACGTGGTCTACGACTCGGTCGGACAGACCACCTTCGATAAAAGCCTGAACTGCCTCAGACCTCGCGGCTGCATGGTCCTCTACGGCCAGTCCAGCGGGCCAGTGCCGTCGCTGAACCCCCAGGTGCTCAGCGCCAAGGGTTCAGTCTATCTGACCCGTCCCAACCTGATGCACTACACGCTTGACCGGACGGAACTGCTGAAGCGGGCAGGGGACCTGTTCGACTGGATCATAGCCGGGACGCTTACCGTACGGATCGACGCGACCTTCCCGCTTGCCGAGGCCGCACTCGCCCATCGCCGTCTTGAAGCGCGCCAGTCTACAGGGAAACTATTGCTGATCCCCTGA